A region of Plasmodium falciparum 3D7 genome assembly, chromosome: 12 DNA encodes the following proteins:
- a CDS encoding glycerol-3-phosphate 1-O-acyltransferase: MPDFYFLIRWLCKVIVKSVFRDVNVINPENVPLYGSVIFVGNHNNQFIDACVLIANIPRQVKFIVAEKSMRRAVIGKLASVIGCISVKRPQDLKFKGIGHICWNEGDVKITGINTRFRLDVQIGDKLLIQNKMFPVVKIESETELLIQEVINIECEDKMNGVPFKIIPKINQTEVYNLVTNSLKNGDTIGIFPEGGSHDRTNLLPLKPGVAIMTLCALADGIEDVSIIPVGLSYSKLYQLQGCATLFYGNAIIISQDLCKEYNNNNREAISKLLSKIEEGMRSCMLTSKDHETSRCIELCVSLYTPERMTISKNKIYNNLQLFCKMFWKFGNSKVIENLSYELKCYEKLLQANKIKDDEVWMLKQSTSAATLKFIEHICTFIFCVIFGMTFSLLWLPLVLISIYLAERHRKAALRNSTIKIQGGDVVSSYKVLVLIVLLPTFNIVYGLLFSIYLYHSWLKRILFVFLSMCILPICYYINLNYAVQIPSLLRQMKILLKVICGKINVWRDNERELISTRHELQLKVRDLVSTLGPDVSDDFLEQLYRNIPKFVVDVDTKRLIRGKDEFLPILQRSQLEYKEEIL, encoded by the coding sequence atgccagatttttactttttaataaGATGGTTATGTAAAGTTATAGTAAAATCAGTATTTAGAGATGTGAACGTTATAAATCCAGAAAATGTGCCCTTGTATGGATCTGTTATATTTGTTGggaatcataataatcagtTTATTGATGCGTGTGTATTGATAGCAAATATTCCTAGACAGGTAAAATTTATTGTTGCTGAGAAATCTATGCGAAGAGCCGTAATTGGAAAATTGGCTAGTGTTATTGGTTGTATTAGTGTGAAGAGACCCCAAGATTTAAAATTTAAAGGTATTGGTCATATATGTTGGAATGAAGGGGATGTAAAAATAACAGGAATAAATACTAGATTTCGATTGGATGTTCAAATTGgtgataaattattaatacaaaataaaatgtttCCAGTTGTTAAAATAGAATCAGAAACTGAATTATTAATTCAAGaagttataaatatagaatGTGAAGATAAAATGAATGGTGTAccatttaaaattataccTAAAATAAATCAAACAGAAGTTTATAATTTAGTTACAAATAGTTTAAAAAATGGTGATACTATTGGTATATTTCCAGAAGGTGGTTCACATGATCGTACTAATTTACTTCCATTAAAACCTGGTGTAGCCATTATGACTTTATGTGCTTTAGCCGATGGTATTGAAGATGTTTCTATTATACCTGTTGGTTTGTCATATTCGAAATTGTATCAATTACAAGGTTGTGCTACATTATTTTATGGTAATGCTATTATAATATCTCAAGATTTAtgtaaagaatataataataataatagagaAGCCATTTCCAAATTATTAAGCAAAATTGAAGAAGGAATGAGAAGTTGTATGCTTACATCAAAAGATCATGAAACAAGTAGATGCATTGAATTGTGTGTAAGTTTATATACACCTGAAAGAATGActatttcaaaaaataaaatatataataatttacaacTATTCTGTAAAATGTTTTGGAAATTTGGTAATTCCAAAGTTATTGAAAATTTATCTTATGAATTAAAATGctatgaaaaattattacaagcaaataaaattaaagatgATGAAGTTTGGATGCTTAAACAATCTACTTCAGCAGCTacattaaaatttattgaacatatatgtacatttattttCTGTGTTATTTTTGGTATGaccttttcattattatggTTACCATTAGTTctaatttctatatatttagcTGAAAGACATAGAAAAGCTGCTCTTAGAAATAGtactataaaaatacaagGAGGAGATGTAGTATCAAGTTATAAAGTATTAGTATTAATTGTACTCTTACCAACATTTAATATTGTATATGGATTATTATTTAGTATTTATCTATATCATTCTTGGCTCAAAAGAATTCTATTTGTATTTCTTAGTATGTGTATTTTAccaatatgttattatatcaaTTTAAATTATGCAGTCCAAATACCTAGCTTGTTAAgacaaatgaaaatattgttAAAAGTTATATGTGGAAAAATTAATGTTTGGAGAGATAATGAGAGAGAATTAATAAGTACAAGACACGAATTGCAATTAAAAGTTCGTGATTTAGTTTCAACGTTAGGTCCAGATGTTTCAGATGATTTTCTTGAGCAACTTTATAGAAATATACCTAAATTTGTGGTAGATGTAGATACGAAAAGATTGATAAGAGGAAAGGATGAATTCTTACCAATATTGCAGCGTTCTCAATTAGAATACAAAGAAgagatattataa
- a CDS encoding SND2 domain-containing protein, putative, whose protein sequence is MAGQSEKKRLKKASTFIIYASAFFSIFSLVYIIFLFYFRYNLITKYIFGLHCLLFFCYYYCIKSIHYGLTNGMNYTYYTDVLILSFCINIGLFFSFKFFYIYIIIPLYAAYQIISFIFKYFLSSPFGSAEPSKRMEKMEKKKNKVVYKTVY, encoded by the exons ATGGCAGGTCAATCTGAGAAGAAACGTTTAAAAAAGGCGagtacatttattatttatgccTCAGCATTTTTTAGCATTTTTTCC cttgtttatattatctttttattttatttcagatataatttaattacaaaatatatttttggcttacattgtttattatttttttgttattattattgtataaaAAGTATACACTATGGATTAACGAATGGAATGAATTATAC gtATTACACAGATGTTTTAATATTGTCcttttgtataaatataggactatttttttcttttaaatttttttacatatatataattataccaTTATATGCGGCTTATCAAATTATTAGTTTTATTTTCAAATACTTTTTGAGCTCACCA tttggATCTGCGGAACCATCCAAAAGAAtggaaaaaatggaaaagaaaaagaacaaGGTTGTATATAAGACAGTTTATTAA